The genomic window AGCCTCATCGCCAACACTCCCACCGCCGCCGGCCTTAAGGTGAGGCGCCAACTCGATAAAAACGAGTACCCGACCGGCGTGCGGGTGTCCGATGCCGAACTTAACACTGTGCGCTTGGAGCGCTCCGAGTTCCATGGTGATTGGAATTACGCAATACACCCTCAAGAGAAGTTATGAGTTATTTTGTTACGGATCCTTAGAGATCTATATATGTTTTTTAAGGAGAACCCTTATTGGTGTATGCCGTTAGTTTTAGAAAATATTAATGCCAATTGACAAACCGTTGTCACTAGCCTGGCTTTACTATAAAACATAGTCAGGTTTTTTGTTATATGAGATAAATGTAATAATATCCCTATTCTTACAGCTGATTAAAAAGCCAATTGCTGGTAGAATTTCTGATGTGAAAACACAATTTTAGGTTTACTTTTTTATTTGGAGTGATTTTCATTAATTATCTACTTTCTTCGCTAAAAGAGGTATGTGAAAGGTATCCGCTGCAGGAGAAGGTACTGATTGTGCCGGGATACAGCCAGGGGCATGAGCTTTGTGAAGCACTGGCCAGGAGTGGCGCAGGCTGGGTAAACTTGCGCCCCGAAACCACAACCGGCCTTGCACACCAGGCAGCAGGTGATGATCTGGCTGAAAAAGGTATTACTTATTTGACCGGCTTGTTGACAACGGCTGTAGTTGAAGAGATCTATCACAGCCTGGAAGAGCAAAAAGCCCTTCTGTATTTCGCGAGGGAAAGCTATTCCCCCGGGCTGGTCAGGGTAATAGCTTCTTCAATATATGAACTGAGATACTGCGGGATTACCAGCGATACTCTTGACGCAGACAATTTTATCAGCAAAGACAAAGGACAGGACATGGCTGCGCTGTTAAAGGCATATGAGCATTATCTCACGGACCATAAATATATTGATGCGCCTGGTTTGCTTACATTTGCGCTGGATTTGCTCTCTGAAAAAACTCCTATGGATACGGACACCATTTACATACTGCCTTCTTTCATACTGATCAGCCGGCTGGAACGTAGATTAATTGATTCGGTTACTGCAGGAAGGCTCGAAATTTTAAATACAGACCCGATTTACGGGATATCCCGACCGGGAATGGCGCCGCAGGCATCTGTGCCGGAAGACGTTGCTGTTTCACATACCGAAGTGGACCGTCTGCCCTGGCTGTATCAGGTTGACCAGTCGCCGGAGCCGGTTGGCGACGGTTCTTTGAGCATTTTTCATGCTTATGGGCTGATCAATGAGGTCAGGGAAATATTCAGACGGATTACAAAGGAAGGGATATCTTTAGACAGTGCAGCGGTCGCCTGCACAAGCAGCGAGTATATACCTGTTTTTTATTCACTGGCCAGGCGCCTGGGATTAAATGTGACCTATGGGGAGGGAATTCCCGGTACGCTTACCGGCCCCGGCAGAGTTCTCAAGGGTTTGGTTGAATGGATCAGGTCTGACTACTCCGTCAGTGCGTTAAAAGCCCTTGTTTTAAGCGGTGATGTGGCGCTGCAGCTTGATAAAGAGGGAAGTGAAATCCTTGCGCCGGCTGCAACTGCGCGGATGTTAAGCGTTTCCGGCGTCGGCTGGGGGAGGGACCGTTATATCTTGCTGGAACGGATGGCCGGTACTTTTAAAGAAAAAGCTGCGGAAGAATTATCAGAAGAAGATGATCCGGACAGCAGGCGCGAGCGGTATCTGCGCTTAAGCGTTCTGGCTGAAGGGATATACGATGTGATCAGCGGGTTCATCTCAAACCTGCCGGTTCCGGATGATGAGGGAAAAATCAGTTTCAGGGAGCTCGCCGCCGGTCTTTCATGCATTATGTCAAAGATAACTAATACTCAAAGTAATTTTGATGCCGCAGCGCTGCAAGGATTAATCAACAACCTGGCTGATACCGGGCGGTATATATCATTTAACCTGGAAATCGAAGAAGCTTTGGAGCGGGTGGAAAACATCCTTGACGTTTTCCGGGTTGGGGCGTCTGGTCCCAAGCCCGGTCACCTGCACATTGTTAATTATGAGAATTTAATCTGGTCCTGCCGTCCCAACACCTTCATTGCCGGGCTGGGCGCTGATATCTTCCCGGGCAGCGGACGCCAGGACCCTGTTCTGCTGGACAGTGAACGCAGGCGGATTGATGCCTGGTTGACCCTGGGCACGGACAAGCCGGTTGAGAATCAATATATGATGGCGCTGGCCCTTGCCTCCAGGCGGGGGCGGGTTACTATGAGCTTTCCTTCTTTTGATGTTATACAAAACAGGTCTGTCTTCCCTTCGAATATACTGCTCCAGTCGTATCGCCTTTTACAAAAGGATACCTCTTTAGATTACACGGACTTGATCAACTCCCTGGGCAAGACGGCAGGGTACTGCCCGCATGAAGGAATGCCGGCTTTGGATGAAACAGAGTGGTGGGCTGCCCGGGCACTGACAGGACCGGGTATGATTAACGGCAATGCGGCGGTAAGGGACTGCTGCCAGGGGATTGCGGTAGGCAGCCGTGCGCTGGAGGCCAGGCAAAGCCCCGGTCCGACTGAATATGACGGGATGATTACTGGTGATAGCCAGTTTGATCCCCGCCAAAATTTTGATCTGGTTATGTCCTGCAGCAGGATCGAGGACCTGGCCGGTTGTCCCTTCGCTTATTTTCTAAAATACATCTTGCGTGTCCTGCCTCCGGACGAAGTCAGCTATGACCCGAACTGCTGGCTGGACGCGCTGGAGCGGGGCTCATTTCTGCACGAGCTGTTCTGCAGATTTATGAAAAAGCTGGCGGCTGATCATGAGAGTCCCAGTTTGACCAGGCATAAGACGATGATGATGGAGATGGCCGATGAACTGATTGGCGATTATAAAAAGAGGATTCCAATACCCGGCGATCTTGTCTTTCAGCGGGAGGTAAAAGATATCCACCGCTGCTGTGAAGTTTTCTTGGCTGCCGAAGAAGTTCATGCGGCAGGCGCTCCCGTGCTGTTTGAGGTACCCTTCGGCCTGGGCGGTGAGGCAGTGGCGGAATCCGGCGCAGGTCTGGCGGATCCTGTGAAAATTGAGCTGGGCGGCGGTACCAGCTTTTTGCTTAGAGGCAAGATTGACAGGGTGGACGAGGTGATTGAAGGGATTTACCAGGTATGGGACTACAAGACCGGAAGCACCTATGGCTATGCGGATCACATGTACTTTTGCGGCGGGCGACAGATCCAACACGCCCTGTACGCTGTTGCAGCCGGGCAGATTTTAGAGGGGCTTTTGCCAAAGTCATCTCCCCGGGTGGAGATTGCCGGATACTATTTCCCCACGGAACGGGGCGAGGGCTTGAAAATAGCCCGCCTACAAACCGGCCGCCATAAATTGCCGGAACTTTTAAACCACCTTTTTGATCTCCTGGCTGGAGGCATATTTATCGCTGCTGACCACGGGGAGAAATGCGGCATCTGTGATTACACCGGTGTGTGCGGTGGGGAAAATGCTGTGGACCGGGTTAAAAAGCTGCTGGCTGAGTCCGGCGACAGCTCCTGCCTGGAACCCTGGAGGAGGCTGAAGGACTATGAATAAGCAAGTTTTGCAAGACGATGTTTCACGCCGGGCTATTGTGGAGGATCTTGATACCTGCCTGCTGGTGGAGGCAGGCGCCGGGTCCGGAAAAACGCACAGCCTTGTTGAACGGATGGTGGCTCTGGTTAAAGAAAATAAATGCGCCGTTGACAGAATTGCTGCTGTGACATTTACCAGGAAGGCCGCCGCTGAGCTAAAGGGCAGGTTCCAGCTGGCCCTTGAAAAGTTTTTAGCCGGTGAAACCAGCCAGGATAAAAAGGTGAGGTTGAACCATGCGCTGAATGATTTGGACCGCTGCTTTTTGGGAACTATCCACTCCTTTTGTGCGGCTTTATTGAGAGAGCGCCCGGTTGAGGCGGGGTTGGAACCGGACTTTGTGGAAATAGAGGAGCTTGAAGATAAGCTGTTAAGCGAGCGGGCCTGGGAAGAGTATTTAACCCGGGTGCAGGTGGAGAACCCGCAGGCGCTGGAAGATTTATTGAAAATCGACGTCAGTGCCCAGGATCTGAAAGAGTTTTACAGAGTTTTGTCTGACTACCCTGAGGTGGAGGCAGACAGGAATTATTCCCCGGTACCTGACTTGAAGGCTGTACGGGTGGCGTTAAATAAATTGCTCAACCGGGCTGAAAAGCTGCTGCCCGCCAACGCCCCATTAAAAGGGTGGGATAGTCTGCAGTCACTTCTTCGCAGAGCACTGGCGCGGCGGCGAATCTTTGGCCTGGATGAGGACATTACTTTACTGCGGCTGCTGGCAATACTCGATAAAAAGGGGCGTGTCACCCAAAACCGCTGGCTGTCAAGGGATGATGCCATAGCAGCGCAGGATGCCTTTAACCAGTTCCGGGATGGGCATATTACCCCGGCGCTTAAAGCCTGGCGCGAGCACAGACACAAGCGCCTGGTCGATTTTGTCCTGCCGGCGGTTGAGTTTTACAGCAAGCGGCGTACTGAGCGCTCCAGGCTGAATTTCCAGGACCTTTTAATGTCCGCTGCCGCCCTGCTGAAAGGTAACCCCGAGGTGCGCAGTTATTTTCAGGAGAGGTATACACACCTGCTGGTTGATGAATTCCAGGATACAGACCCGATCCAGGCAGAAATTATGTTTTACCTCACCGGCCAGGATATCCACGAGCAGGACTGGCGCAAACTTGTCCCCCGGCCGGGAGCGCTCTTTGTGGTAGGGGATCCCAAGCAGTCAATTTATCGCTTCCGCCGCGCAGATATTGACACCTATAACGAGGTAAAAAAATTAATTGACTTAAGCGGCGGCAGTGTGTTGCATTTAACGTCCAATTTCCGCTCAGTAAAGGCCATTGGGGACTGGGTTAACCCTGTGTTTAAAGGCCTTCTGCCTGCTGAGGCCACTTCGTTTCAAGCTGCTTTTACTGATCTTAATACAGTAAGGGAAAACAAAGAGGGAAATATCGGAGGAATCAGGACAATTAATATTCCCAAGGTTTCCCGGAATTCTCAGAGAGAAATCGCTTTGTTCGACGCCGGCCGTATAGCGCGCTGGATAAGATGGGCTGTCGACGGCGGGATTACACTGGAAAGGACCGCTGAAGAGATCGAGGCCGGTTTTACTGAAAGGCCGGGGCCGGCTGATTTTTTAATTTTGCTGCGCTACAAATCAAATATGGATCTTTACGCCAGGGCTTTAGAGGAGCAGGGCATCCCTTTCCAGATAGCCGGGAGCGGCGGGTTTTCGGAATCTGCGGAGATAGCCGAACTGCTTAAGGTCCTGAAAGCCATTTTAGATCCTGATGATTCTGTCCGGTTGGTCGCTGTCCTCCGGGGAGGCCTTTTTGGGTTAAGCGACAACCAGCTGTGGCTTTTCAAACAGGCAGGCGGTCATTTCAGCTTTTATGCCAGGGTCCCGGACAGTATGGATCAAAAGGACCGGGAGTTTTTTGAGTGGGCCTTCGGCAGATTAAAGGCCTTCCGGAAGTGGACGCAGGATCTCCCGGCCAGCGCTGCCCTAGAAAATATCATGCAGGAGCTGGGTATTATACCCTACGCTCTGACCGGGGAGCTTGGCCGCAGCCGCTCCGGGTACCTGGCGCAGTGCCTTGAGTTACTGGCTGCCGCTGAACGGGAAGGTATTACTTCATTTGCTTCGCTGGTTGATTCACTTGAGCTTCTCATAGAAACAGGGGTGGAGGAAGAGATTAATATCGCCCCCTGGGAAAATGACGCCGTCAGACTGATGAACCTGCACAAGGCCAAGGGGCTGGAAGCGCCGGTCGTTTTTCTGGCCAACCCCGGCAAAGATGTTACATGGGAACCGTCCGTCCATATCAAAAGAACCGGCGGCCTGCCGTACGGCTATTATGTTGTGAAAAAGAAAAAAGGATTCACCGAGGAAATACTTGGCCAGCCTTTAAACTGGGATGAGCTTGCCGATATCGAGAAGAAGTATCTTGACGCCGAGGAAACCCGCCTTCTTTATGTAGCAGCTACCAGGGCAAAAAACCTTTTGGTAATAAGCGTTTACCCGGATAAGCCGGAAATCAGCCCCTGGCAGTCCTTTAACGGACATTTTGAAGGAGTGCCCGCATTAGAGGAGGTTAAGGTTATCCCGGCTCCATCGAGTGTGGGCGGTGATACGATTACCAACCAGGACCTGGCCGGGGCAAGGGGTGGTTTTCTTGGTCCCGGGAGTCCGCTTAATATTCCTGGCTACACTATCGCTTCGGTTACTTCTCTGGTAAAAGGGAGCGGGGATACGCCGGAGAGGAAAGCCACCGGCCGCGGGCAGTCCTGGGGCAGGGTGATTCACAGGGTACTGGAATCATCTGTTAAGAAAGCGCCTAAGAAAGCGCCCGCCAACCCGGAGCTTTTTATTGAAAATGTTTTAACAGAGGAGAGCAGGGCGCCGGAGGAAAAAGAGCAGGTCTTAATCCTGATCAATAAAATTATGCAGTCAACTATT from Desulfotomaculum sp. includes these protein-coding regions:
- a CDS encoding ISAzo13 family transposase encodes the protein SLIANTPTAAGLKVRRQLDKNEYPTGVRVSDAELNTVRLERSEFHGDWNYAIHPQEKL